The Engystomops pustulosus chromosome 1, aEngPut4.maternal, whole genome shotgun sequence genome has a window encoding:
- the LOC140121119 gene encoding olfactory receptor 13G1-like, producing the protein MNQTTSMQFLLVGLSHYPYLQPLFFTIFFLIYMMAFTGNILITVVISADPRLHTPMYFFLVNLSVLDICCTTAAIPKMLQILVIDKKEISYSACISQLYLFTSALSTELILLTVMAYDRYVAICFPLRYKTIMSRTACVCLAGAAWILGSVNSMTHTFLILKLSFKEINIIDHFFCEIPPVLKLADSDTYVNDVVIVASDVLLGMICFMLTVISYIYIISTIMKIKSAEKKKKAFSTCASHITVVTIFYGGVIYTYVRPAFSNHLEADKVVSALYAIASPVLNPIIYSLRNKEVINAINKTFARKKSWHK; encoded by the coding sequence ATGAATCAGACGACTTCTATGCAATTCCTCCTTGTAGGCCTGTCCCACTATCCATATCTCCAGCCTCTCTTTTTTACAATATTCTTTCTAATCTACATGATGGCCTTTACAGGAAATATTCTGATAACTGTAGTTATTAGTGCCGATCCTCGACTTCACACCCCAATGTATTTCTTTCTTGTGAATCTTTCAGTCTTAGACATCTGTTGTACAACTGCTGCTATCCCTAAGATGCTCCAGATACTTGTTATAGACAAGAAAGAAATCTCCTACTCTGCTTGTATTTCCCAGTTGTATCTATTTACTTCTGCACTTAGTACTGAGTTAATACTTCTGACAGTTATGGCTTATGATAGATATGTGGCAATCTGCTTTCCTTTGCGGTACAAGACAATAATGAGCAGAACCGCCTGTGTATGCTTGGCCGGGGCTGCCTGGATCCTGGGTTCTGTGAACTCAATGACACATACTTTTCTTATATTAAAACTTTCTTTTAAGGAAATAAATattattgatcactttttctgtGAAATTCCACCGGTATTAAAGTTGGCAGATTCTGACACATATGTCAATGATGTTGTCATTGTGGCCTCTGATGTGTTGCTGGGAATGATTTGTTTTATGTTGACTGtaatttcatatatttatataatttccaCAATTATGAAAATTAAATCtgcagaaaagaaaaagaaggcaTTTTCTACCTGTGCATCCCACATCACAGTAGTGACCATCTTCTATGGTGGTGTGATCTACACATATGTGAGACCTGCATTCAGCAACCACTTGGAAGCTGACAAAGTTGTATCAGCGCTCTATGCCATAGCATCTCCAGTGTTGAaccctattatatacagcctgagAAACAAAGAGGTGATTAATGCTatcaataaaacatttgccagAAAAAAGTCCTGGCATAAGTAA